The Sesamum indicum cultivar Zhongzhi No. 13 linkage group LG6, S_indicum_v1.0, whole genome shotgun sequence genome has a segment encoding these proteins:
- the LOC105165222 gene encoding caffeoylshikimate esterase-like — MDVEYCEEYRMNSRGVRLFTCRWLPFSCPKALVFLCHGYGMECGNFMRGVGIKLASHGYGVFGIDYEGHGRSSGARCYIKRFDNIINDCSEYFKSICAQEEYREKKRFLYGESMGGAVALLTHKKDPGFWDGAVLVAPMCKISEKVKPHPVVISLLTRVEDVIPKWKIVPTKDVIDSAFKDPVKREKIRGNKLIYQEKPRLKTALELLRTSMNLEDSLNEVTLPFFVLHGEADTVTDPDVSRALYDRASSKDKTIKLYPGMWHGLTSGEPDDNIEIVFSDILSWLDKRSGEGGTDSIKSIQQSTPGTDSLTATASPTTVIDQKPYRTSSKGKYLYGQKTRGFYHHSAM, encoded by the exons ATGGATGTTGAGTATTGTGAG GAGTACAGAATGAACTCTAGAGGAGTCCGGCTGTTTACTTGCAGATGGCTGCCGTTTTCTTGTCCAAAAGCTCTGGTTTTTCTTTGCCATG GTTATGGCATGGAATGTGGTAACTTCATGAGAG GTGTTGGGATAAAGCTGGCAAGTCATGGCTATGGTGTCTTTGGGATCGATTATGAAGGCCACGGACGGTCATCTGGTGCTCGTTGTTACATCAAGAGGTTTGATAACATCATCAATGACTGCAGTGAATATTTCAAGTCAATTTGTG CTCAGGAAGAGTacagggaaaagaaaagattccTATACGGGGAGTCGATGGGAGGGGCAGTTGCTCTGTTAACACACAAGAAGGACCCTGGTTTCTGGGATGGTGCTGTTCTAGTTGCTCCTATGTGTAAG ATATCTGAGAAGGTGAAGCCACACCCTGTAGTTATTAGTCTGTTGACTCGGGTGGAAGACGTAATACCGAAATGGAAGATAGTTCCGACCAAGGATGTCATCGATTCAGCCTTCAAGGATCCTGTAAAACGAGAAAAG ATTCGCGGCAACAAACTGATATATCAAGAGAAGCCCAGATTGAAAACTGCACTGGAGTTGCTCAGGACTAGCATGAACCTTGAGGATAGTTTGAATGAG GTGACGTTGCCATTCTTTGTGTTGCATGGTGAAGCTGACACGGTGACCGACCCAGACGTTAGCAGGGCGCTATACGACAGAGCCAGCAGTAAAGACAAGACGATAAAACTATATCCTGGGATGTGGCATGGCTTGACATCAGGCGAACCCGACGACAACATTGAGATAGTCTTCTCAGATATCTTATCATGGCTCGATAAGCGCTCAGGAGAAGGTGGCACCGACAGTATCAAATCGATCCAGCAGTCGACTCCTGGCACGGATAGTTTAACCGCAACAGCATCCCCAACGACAGTGATCGATCAAAAGCCCTACAGAACAAGCTCGAAAGGGAAATATTTATACGGACAGAAGACCCGTGGTTTTTACCATCATTCAGCCATGT